The Pirellulales bacterium sequence ATTGGCTCACGGCCGAGAATACGCCAAACTGATTCCGGGGGCACGGCTGGAGATAATCGACTGCTGCGGGCATATGCTGCCGTACGAGCAGCCGGCAGAGTTTGTGAAATTGACGACGCAGTTTGTACAGAGTTAAACCATCCTTCAGTCAGCGTGGCGGAATTCGTGAGGATATCGAGCGTTACAGCGCTCTTCCATTAGAATTCTCACGATTTCCGCTACGACTCAATTCCCATGCTCAATTTCGCCTCAAAATTCTCCGCGGGTTTGAAGTACCACGACTTTCTTGCCAAACACGGCAGCGACGAGCATCGTCGTCGCTGGGCTGCAATGTATGAGCGTGCGCAACTCACGCCGGTTCAACGAGAATTGCTGGGCGGATTTGTACGAGAGATGAAAGTGCTTTGCCTGGCTGGGGCTTGGTGCGGCGATTGCGTGAACCAGTGCCCGATTTTTCAGCGGTTCACCGAGGTGTCGCCTCGGATCGATCTTCGTTACTTTGACCGCGATGTTCATGCGGACTTGCAGACGGAGCTATCGATCTGCGGTGGTCAGCGGGTGCCCGTGTTGGTGTTCTTGAGCGAAGACGACGCGTTCGTGGGCATGTATGGCGATCGCACGCTGGCAAAGTACCGACAAATGGCGATTGATCACCTCGGTTCTTCTTGCCCCACAGGGATTGTTCCGCCGAGGCAAGAATTGATCGACGCCGTCGTGCAAGATTGGCTGAACGAGTTTGAGAGAGCCCAACTCGTGCTGCGGCTTTCCAGCCGGCTGCGGCAGAAACACGGAGATTAATCAGCGCTGTGGTGCGGTCAAGGTGCAATCCCGGAGAAGTGGAATGATGAATGAAGCTCAAAGTTCCAATTTTCCAATGCTTGATAGCGCTGTCTCATTCATCATTCGAACTTCGTTGCTCAAAGTGCTTTCATTGCTAGCACATTCTGAACTGGCATGGTGCGCCGCCGATCCTTTTATTAACATCTCGCGGCCCGTGGGCTAGCTGTTCAGCGAATCAGCCCCGAACCTCTTCGCGCTTGCGCATCGTCAAGGAGGACGATCGTGGAATCGCTCAAACCGATTTTGCTCTGCATCGTGCTTAGCGGCATTGGCTATTTGGTTTACGTGGCGCTGAATCGCGCGCAGCCGTTGGAACCTGCGCTCGATGCAGCGCCGCCTTGGAGCCAAGCGGCGGCGTCCGAAACTGCGAAGTCGTCCGGCGAAGGCCGAGTTGGCGCAACACTCGGATCGGGCGGGCTGGTGACACCGCCCGTCGTCGAACCGCCGCGCAGCAACGCGACAAAAAGCTCGTTGCCCTTCGGCGATGGCCATTCGCTGGTGACGCCGCCGTCAACATCATCCGTCTCTTCTTTGCCCAGTCAGCCGCCGATTTCACCCCCATCATTCGCGCCGCCCACTACTGCATCGCTGCCGTCAGCACCTCCGGCACCCAGTTTGATCAACCCGATTCAGCCGCCGCCTAGTCAATCTGCCGGAGGAAATCCGCTTGTCGGCGCGGCGGAGATGCCAACCGAACGCGGACCAGCAGTGCCGGCGCCTTCCGCCACGGTGAATCTTGAAACGGCGCGGCAGCGTCATGAATTTGAGTCCGCCATGCGGCAGGCTCAATCCGATATTCAGCAAAACAAGCTCGTCGATGCGCTGCGAGAATTGTCGCCGTGGTACGATCATGCCGCCGTGCCGGTCGAGCAACAGGCGGCACTCGACGACCTGCTCAGCCAACTTGCCGGCACGGTCATCTACTCGCGCGAGCATTTCCTGCAACAACCGCGAGTGGTGCAGGCGGGCGAAACGCTGGACCTCATCGCCGAGTCCTTGCAGGTGCCGTGGCAACTGCTGGCAAAAATCAACGGCATCGACGACCCCAAATCGATTGTTGTCGGCGAACAATTGAAGATCGTTCGCGGCCCGTTCGATGCGCGATTAAATCGCAGTCACAACCAATTGGCGATCTTTGTCGATAACCTCTACGCCGGCCGCTTCGATGTGCAAGTATCTGGAGATGTGGCCCAAGTCGATGGCACGTTCCCGGTCACTAAGTTTTCCGCCGACAATCCCAGCAATTCACAAGGGCAAAAGTACATCAGCCTCGGCGGCAATTTGTTC is a genomic window containing:
- a CDS encoding thioredoxin family protein, which produces MLNFASKFSAGLKYHDFLAKHGSDEHRRRWAAMYERAQLTPVQRELLGGFVREMKVLCLAGAWCGDCVNQCPIFQRFTEVSPRIDLRYFDRDVHADLQTELSICGGQRVPVLVFLSEDDAFVGMYGDRTLAKYRQMAIDHLGSSCPTGIVPPRQELIDAVVQDWLNEFERAQLVLRLSSRLRQKHGD
- a CDS encoding LysM peptidoglycan-binding domain-containing protein, with translation MESLKPILLCIVLSGIGYLVYVALNRAQPLEPALDAAPPWSQAAASETAKSSGEGRVGATLGSGGLVTPPVVEPPRSNATKSSLPFGDGHSLVTPPSTSSVSSLPSQPPISPPSFAPPTTASLPSAPPAPSLINPIQPPPSQSAGGNPLVGAAEMPTERGPAVPAPSATVNLETARQRHEFESAMRQAQSDIQQNKLVDALRELSPWYDHAAVPVEQQAALDDLLSQLAGTVIYSREHFLQQPRVVQAGETLDLIAESLQVPWQLLAKINGIDDPKSIVVGEQLKIVRGPFDARLNRSHNQLAIFVDNLYAGRFDVQVSGDVAQVDGTFPVTKFSADNPSNSQGQKYISLGGNLFLRLNDGSPLSQPGTMQIGRQDFDDVFDILSDRSRVTIRR